The following are encoded in a window of Centroberyx gerrardi isolate f3 chromosome 1, fCenGer3.hap1.cur.20231027, whole genome shotgun sequence genomic DNA:
- the coxfal3 gene encoding normal mucosa of esophagus-specific gene 1 protein — translation MSGFIKMLRKKKELIPLIGFMAFAATGAASASLYFLFTKPDVILNRTRNPEPWERLDPSKPQKLITINQQWKPVEELELVKSLTK, via the exons ATGTCTGGATTTATTAAAAtgctgagaaagaaaaaagag TTGATCCCTCTAATAGGATTCATGGCTTTTGCTGCCACAGGAGCCGCCTCTGCTTCTCTCTACTTCCTATTCACTAAACCTGATGTCAT TTTGAATAGGACCAGAAACCCAGAACCATGGGAGAGATTAGATCCATCCAAACCCCAAAAG CTTATCACCATCAACCAGCAGTGGAAGCCAGTcgaggagctggagctggtgaAGAGCCTCACCAAGTAA
- the afg2b gene encoding ATPase family gene 2 protein homolog B, which yields MSLRVLSVDPADRGSQRCRLGPGLMSGLGLSLGSPLLVSLPGGTCLCTAWPRPDLAEGFLQIDLKCSSPSLTSPPPAHLTLNPTQLTPVTCPKLKGVKVTVVVRSVEFRRNTPPHLVHELVKDMLKGIYVHKKHVINVGDFDTEVRYVVVENINPDSADAGLITSKTGVEIAGIQTLRHYRSQLQDQDRVPVGGLEEVSASLREMLQLPLLYPGTLGSLGVSCPRGVLLVGPPGVGKTLLVRRVVGEVGASLVVVRGPEVVGSRPGESEEKLRGVFERARAAAEEGPCVLFLDEIDSLCPRRTGSSAPENRLVAQLLTLMDGMNRSDRFLIVGATNQPDSLDPALRRPGRFDREVIIGAPTLAQRKAILSVLCEKMPVCPGVDMAELAQRTTGYVGADLSALCREAAMHAIRHNSQGSGEQAVGMKHFQDALKTVRPSCLRSSLGRTELSPVCWEQIGGLEEVKLKLRQSIEWPMRFPEAFVRLGLSRPRGVLLYGPPGCAKTTLVRAAAASSHCAFLSVSGADLYSPYVGDSEKALAQLFRQARACTPCILFLDEIDSLIGSRSDSRTPHSVQTRLLSVLLNELDGVGLKTLERRGTEKMLQAEGVEEGHTQQQLECQEVCNKEVMIVAATNRPDCLDSALLRPGRLDHIIYVPPPDQQARLAILKVCTETMPTDADVCLEELAAQTELYSGADLENLCKEAALLTLQEESMEASAIKHRYFLQSLNKMSPSLTTQQIHSYQTAHR from the exons ATGTCTCTCAGAGTGCTGTCAGTGGATCCGGCAGACCGGGGCTCTCAGAGATGCAGACTGGGTCCAGGTCTGATGTCCGGCCTGGGACTGAGCCTGGGCTCCCCGCTGCTGGTGTCTCTTCCTGGGGGAACCTGCCTGTGCACCGCCTGGCCCAGACCGGACCTGGCAGAGGGCTTCCTTCAGATAGACCTGAAATGTTCCTCTCCCAGCCTGACCTCTCCCCCACCTGCACACCTCACCCTCAACCCCACCCAGCTCACACCTGTCACCTGCCCCAAGCTGAAAGGCGTTAAGGTGACAGTGGTCGTCCGGAGTGTGGAGTTCAGGAGAAACACACCGCCTCACCTTGTTCACGAACTTGTGAAAGACATGCTGAAAGGCATATACGTGCACAAGAAGCATGTGATAAACGTCGGGGATTTTGATACAGAGGTTAGATACGTTGTGGTTGAAAACATCAATCCGGATTCTGCTGATGCTGGACTTATCACCTCCAAAACTGGTGTGGAGATAGCTGGCATCCAGACCCTCAGGCACTACAGGAGTCAGCTGCAGGACCAGGACCGGGTCCCAGTGGGGGGGCTGGAGGAG GTGAGTGCCTCCCTGAGAGAGATGTTGCAGCTGCCCCTGCTCTATCCCGGCACCCTGGGCTCTCTGGGTGTGTCCTGTCCCAGAGGGGTGCTGCTGGTGGGGCCTCCAGGTGTGGGGAAGACGCTGCTGGTCCGCAGAGTGGTGGGGGAGGTGGGAGCCAGCCTGGTGGTGGTCCGAGGGCCAGAG GTGGTGGGGTCCCGGCCGGGTGAGAGCGAGGAGAAGCTGCGGGGCGTGTTTGAGCGGGCGCGAGCTGCGGCAGAAGAGGGTCCGTGTGTGTTGTTCCTAGATGAGATAGACTCTCTGTGTCCGAGGAGAACAGGCTCATCGGCACCGGAGAACCGGCTGGTCGCCCAGCTTCTCACGCTGATGGACGGGATGAACCGGTCCGATCGCTTCCTCATCGTTGGAGCCACCAACCAGCCTGACAGCCTGGACCCGGCGTTGCGCCGGCCTGGGAGGTTTGACAGAGAG GTCATCATCGGAGCTCCCACCTTGGCGCAGAGGAAGGCGATCTTGTCTGTTCTGTGTGAGAAGATGCCAGTGTGTCCCGGTGTGGACATGGCAGAGCTTGCACAGAGAACTACAGGTTATGTAGGAGCGGACCTGAGCGCGCTGTGCAGGGAGGCCGCCATGCATGCCATCCGACACAACTCACAG GGTTCAGGAGAGCAGGCGGTGGGGATGAAGCACTTCCAGGACGCCCTGAAGACGGTGCGTCCCTCCTGCCTGAGGAGCAGCCTGGGCCGGACTGAGCTCTCTCCAGTCTGTTGGGAGCAGATTGGAGGCCTGGAAGAggtcaaactcaaactcagaCAG AGCATCGAGTGGCCGATGAGGTTCCCCGAGGCGTTTGTTCGTCTGGGTCTGAGTCGGCCCCGCGGCGTGCTGCTGTACGGACCTCCAGGATGTGCTAAGACCACGCTGGTCAGGGCCGCAGCCGCCTCCTCCCACTGCGCCTTCCTGTCCGTCAGCGGCGCCGACCTCTACTCTCCTTATGTCGGAGACTCGGAGAAGGCTTTAGCACAG CTGTTTCGCCAGGCCCGGGCTTGTACTCCTTGTATCCTGTTCCTCGATGAGATCGACTCTCTGATCGGCTCCCGCTCAGACAGTCGGACGCCTCACAGCGTACAGACTCGCCTCCTGTCTGTACTTCTGAACGAGCTGGACGGGGTCGGACTGAAGacgctggagaggagagggacagagaagaTGCTCCAGgcagagggagtggaggagggtcacacacagcaacag TTGGAGTGCCAGGAAGTGTGCAACAAAGAAGTGATGATTGTAGCAGCCACCAACAGGCCAGACTGCTTAGACAGCGCCCTCCTCAGGCCTGGAAGACTGGACCACATCATCTACGTCCCACCGCCTGACCAGCAG gctCGTCTTGCCATCCTGAAGGTGTGTACAGAGACGATGCCCACGGACGCTGATGTGTGTCTGGAGGAGCTGGCCGCCCAGACTGAGCTTTACTCTGGAGCCGACCTGGAAAATCTGTGCAAAGAG GCTGCTCTGTTGACGCTGCAAGAGGAGAGCATGGAGGCCTCTGCTATCAAACACAGATACTTCCTCCAGTCCCTCAACAAAATGAGCCCCTCTCTCACCACCCAACAGATCCACTCATACCAAACCGCCCACAGATGA
- the slc30a4 gene encoding putative proton-coupled zinc antiporter SLC30A4 — protein MAGANFMSKVRSAFKRERDDWDLSDTAPFDFSDELVEDETPKFNKLKVVVSGEMSDYSAGAPSNGVAVNTVVVDDDDSLLGSSSSLGSPGLNMDPCDNCTKKRERIKQRRVMKKLGIAAVLYFLFMIGELVGGYVANSLAIMTDALHMLTDLVGILISLLALWLSAKPPTKRFTFGLHRLEVVSAGISVLLIYILTGVLLNEAVQRTVHQDFNIDGDVMLITAAVGVAVNLIMGFLLNQSGHLHSHGHGHSHSHSHGPAAGSGSQPAGSGQQQRPHGSLAVRAAFIHALGDLVQSVGVLIAAYIVRFKPEYKLADPICTYVFSILVLFTTLRIIRDTGVIVLEGTPRHLDIQRIKEDLLKLEDVQSVDELNVWALTADKTAALVHLQLSPSSASNWEDVQAKARHLLLHTYGLTRCTVQVQTHRQRPVNTCAHCQLPSA, from the exons ATGGCAGGTGCGAACTTCATGAGCAAGGTGCGGTCCGCCttcaagagggagagagacgacTGGGACCTGAGCGACACGGCGCCGTTTGACTTCTCCGACGAGCTGGTGGAGGATGAAACTCCCAAATTTAACAAACTGAAAGTGGTTGTCTCTGGAGAAATGTCGGACTACTCCGCCGGGGCTCCGTCGAACGGGGTGGCGGTGAACACGGTGGTGGTGGATGATGATGACTCGCTGCTCGGCTCTTCTTCCAGCCTGGGCAGCCCGGGACTGAACATGGACCCCTGTGACAACTGCAccaagaagagggagaggatcaAGCAGAGGAGGGTGATGAAGAAGCTCGGCATCGCAGCTGTGCTCTATTTCCTTTTCATGATAGGGGAACTTGTAG GTGGTTATGTGGCAAACAGCTTGGCCATTATGACCGACGCCTTGCACATGCTCACAGACCTGGTGGGCATTTTGATTTCCCTGCTGGCCCTCTGGCTCTCTGCCAAACCGCCCACCAAACGATTTACCTTCGGACTGCATCGCCTGG AGGTGGTCTCGGCAGGGATCAGCGTGCTGCTGATCTACATCCTGACGGGGGTCCTGCTGAATGAGGCGGTTCAGAGGACGGTGCACCAAGACTTCAACATAGATGGCGATGTCATGCTCATCACTGCAGCTGTTGGGGTGGCTGTCAACCTCAT CATGGGCTTCCTGTTGAACCAGAGCGGCCACCTCCACTCCCACGGTCACGGTCACTCCCACAGTCACTCCCACGGCCCCGCGGCCGGCTCAGGCTCCCAGCCGGCTGGGTCCGGCCAGCAGCAGAGGCCGCACGGCAGCCTGGCGGTCCGGGCCGCCTTCATCCACGCTCTGGGAGACCTGGTCCAGAGTGTTGGGGTGCTCATAGCTGCCTACATCGTCCGCTTCAAG CCGGAGTATAAGTTGGCGGACCCCATCTGCACCTACGTCTTTTCCATTCTGGTACTGTTCACCACTCTCCGCATCATACGAGACACGGGGGTCATCGTACTTGAAG GCACTCCGAGGCACCTGGACATTCAGCGAATCAAAGAGGACCTCCTGAAGCTGGAGGACGTCCAGTCAGTGGATGAGCTGAACGTGTGGGCGCTGACTGCTGATAAGACTGCCGCCCTGGTGCATCTGCAGCTCT CGCCCTCTAGTGCTAGCAACTGGGAGGACGTCCAGGCCAAGGCCCGCCACCTGCTGCTTCACACCTACGGTCTCACCAGGTGCACAGTGCAGgtccagacacacagacagaggccaGTAAACACCTGTGCACACTGCCAGCTGCCCAGCGCctga
- the dtwd1 gene encoding tRNA-uridine aminocarboxypropyltransferase 1, whose translation MSSLDQDQHLHPSCPDKTTVSSDPSDTHDLAEQPLQRLKLASHAVLEKAQQKGRLKCSKCGGSRMFFCYTCCSLVGVNQQEIPSIKLPVKIDIIKHPNETDGKSTAIHAKILAPSDVTIYTYPCIPEYERDNVVLVFPGPGSVTIQDMMQCLHHRADNRLHDSSDEPCPKRLRSEEALGATHIAEDLGSRTPDEAKGSESRVYPLQRVVFIDSTWNQTNRIITDERLQALLQVELKMRKTCFWRHQKGKPDTYLSTIEAIYYFLKDYHKHCLAQEYSGEYDNLLFFYSYLHSLITKAKISAGKC comes from the exons ATGAGTAGCCTGGATCAAGACCAGCATCTCCATCCCAGTTGCCCTGACAAAACAACAGTCTCCAGTGATCCATCGGACACCCATGATCTTGCCGAGCAGCCTCTCCAGCGTCTAAAATTGGCATCACATGCAGTGCTAGAGAAAGCACAGCAGAAGGGCAGGTTGAAGTGTTCTAAATGTGGAGGATCAAGGATGTTCTTCTGCTACACATGCTGCTCATTAGTGGGTGTCAACCAGCAAGAAATCCCCTCAATCAAG CTCCCTGTGAAGATAGACATCATCAAGCATCCCAATGAGACGGACGGCAAGAGCACTGCAATCCACGCCAAGATCCTAGCTCCCAGTGACGTCACCATATACACTTACCCCTGCATACCTGAATATGAAAGGGACAAC GTGGTGTTGGTGTTCCCTGGTCCAGGGTCAGTCACAATACAAGACATGATGCAGTGTTTGCACCACAGGGCTGACAACAGGTTACATGACTCCTCTGATGAGCCCTGCCCGAAGAGGCTGAGAAGCGAGGAAGCACTGGGGGCCACACACATTGCTGAAGACCTGGGGTCAAGGACCCCAGATGAAGCTAAGGGCTCGGAGTCAAGGGTGTATCCCCTCCAGAGGGTGGTCTTCATCGACAGCACATGGAACCAGACCAACAGGATCATCACAGACGAGAGGCTGCAAG CTTTGCTGCAGGTGGAGCTGAAGATGAGGAAAACGTGTTTCTGGCGCCATCAGAAGGGCAAGCCAGACACCTACCTGTCTACTATTGAGGCTATTTACTACTTCCTAAAGGACTACCATAAGCATTGCCTGGCTCAGGAGTACAGTGGAGAATACGATaacctcctcttcttctactcctaCCTGCACTCACTCATCACCAAAGCCAAGATTTCTGCTGGAAAATGTTGA
- the nnt2 gene encoding nicotinamide nucleotide transhydrogenase 2, with product MSTLLRCVSSSSVTLIQQGVRHRIPGRRSFRTFPVLWDQQASKGVLYKDLVVGVPKETLQTERRVALSPVGVQALVKQGFQVQVETGAGDESKFSDQQYKDAGATITDAKGAFGSDLVLKVRAPGLSETDLLKPKSTLVSFIYPAQNPELMKKLSERESTVLAMDQVPRVTIAQGFDALSSMANIAGYKAVVLAANNFGRFFTGQITAAGKVPPAKVLVIGGGVAGLAAAGAAKSMGAIVRGFDTRPAALEQFKSFGAEPLEVDIKESGEGVGGYAKEMSQEFIDAEMALFAKQCKEVDILISTALIPGKQAPILIKKEFVESMKDGSVVVDLAAEAGGNIETTRPGELHIHKGVTHIGYTDLPSRMATQASTLYSNNVLKLLKAISPDKDYFHYEAKDEFDYGTVDHVIRGTLVMKEGQNLFPSPLPKTAPPAPVKQKSVAEMNAEKAAVVSPFNRTMTSAGIYTAGVSTCLALGIISPNAAFTQMVTTFGLAGIVGYHTVWGVTPALHSPLMSVTNAISGLTAVGGLVLMGGGLTPSTLPQSLALAAAFVSSINIAGGFLITQRMLDMFKRPTDPPEYNYLYALPGAAFVGGYGASLAAGYSIEQMMYLGSGLCCVGALAGLSAQRTSRLGNTLGMMGVAGGIAATLGSLKPSPELLSQMSLAMATGGTLGLTIAKRIEITDLPQLVAAFHSLVGLAAVLTCVAEFMIEYPHLDAHPAANVVKTVAYLGTYIGGVTFSGSLVAYGKLQGVLNSAPLLLPGRHMLNAGLMAASVGGMVPFMLSSSYNTGMGCLLGVSGLSTVMGVTLTAAIGGADMPVVITVLNSYSGWALCAEGFLLDNNLMTIVGALIGSSGAILSYIMCVAMNRSLPNVILGGYGTTSTAGGKPMEIVGTHTEVNVDQSIDLIKEANNIIITPGWGLCAAKAQYPIADMVKMLTEQGKSVRFGIHPVAGRMPGQLNVLLAEAGVPYDVVLEMDEINEDFPETDLTLVIGANDTVNSAAQEDPNSIIAGMPVLEVWKSKQVIVMKRTLGVGYAAVDNPIFYKPNTSMLLGDAKKTCDSLQAKIREAYY from the exons ATGTCGACCCTCCTGCGCTGCGTCTCCAGCTCTTCTGTCACTTTGATCCAGCAAGGTGTCCGTCACAGGATACCTGGCAGGAGGAGTTTCAGGACTTTCCCTGTGTTATGGGACCAACAGGCCTCCAAAG GTGTGCTCTACAAGGACCTGGTGGTTGGCGTCCCTAAGGAGACTCTACAGACTGAGCGCCGTGTGGCGTTGTCTCCTGTGGGGGTGCAGGCGCTGGTCAAACAGGGCTTCCAGGTGCAGGTGGAGACTGGAGCGGGTGACGAATCCAAGTTCTCTGACCAGCAGTACAAAGATGCTGGAGCCACGATCACTGATGCCAAGGGGGCCTTTGGCTCAGACCTGGTCCTCAAG GTTCGAGCCCCCGGTTTGAGTGAGACGGACCTCCTGAAGCCTAAGTCCACCTTGGTGAGCTTCATCTATCCGGCGCAGAACCCAGAGCTGATGAAGAAgctgtcagagagggagagcactGTGCTGGCCATGGACCAGGTGCCCCGAGTCACCATCGCTCAGGGCTTCGACGCACTCAGCTCCATGGCTAACATTGCTGG GTACAAGGCTGTGGTTCTGGCTGCCAACAACTTTGGCAGGTTTTTCACCGGTCagatcacagcagcaggaaaagtTCCCCCGGCGAAG GTCCTGGTTATCGGAGGTGGAGTGGCTGGtttagcagcagcaggagcagccaAGTCCATGGGAGCCATTGTTAGAGGATTTGACACCAG ACCGGCAGCTCTGGAGCAGTTCAAGTCCTTCGGGGCAGAGCCTTTAGAGGTCGACATCAAAGAGTCTGGCGAGGGGGTCGGAGGTTACGCCAAGGAGATGTCTCAGGAGTTCATTGATGCGGAGATGGCTCTGTTCGCCAAGCAGTGCAAAGAGGTCGACATTCTCATCAGCACTGCACTGATTCCAG GGAAGCAGGCTCCCATCCTGATCAAGAAGGAGTTTGTGGAGTCGATGAAGGACGGCTCGGTGGTGGTGGATCTGGCTGCGGAGGCCGGGGGCAACATCGAGACCACCAGGCCTGGAGAGCTGCACATTCACAAG GGTGTAACGCACATCGGCTACACAGACCTGCCTAGCCGCATGGCCACCCAGGCCAGCACTCTGTATTCCAACAATGTGCTGAAGCTGCTCAAGGCCATCAGCCCAGACAAGGACTACTTCCACTACGAGGCCAAAGATGAGTTTGACTATGGAACGGTCGACCATGTCATCCGTGGGACTCTCGTTATGaag GAAGGCCAGAACTTGTTCCCGTCCCCCCTCCCTAAGACGGCCCCCCCGGCCCCGGTGAAACAGAAATCAGTTGCTGAAATGAATGCTGAGAAGGCGGCTGTGGTCTCTCCCTTCAACCGCACCATGACCTCCGCCGGCATCTACACCGCAG GTGTCTCCACCTGTCTGGCTCTGGGCATCATCTCTCCCAACGCAGCGTTTACTCAGATGGTGACGACCTTCGGCCTGGCTGGGATTGTGGGATACCACACTGTGTGGGGCGTTACCCCCGCTCTGCACTCGCCCCTCATGTCTGTCACCAATGCCATCTCAG gtctgacAGCAGTAGGAGGTCTGGTTCTGATGGGCGGCGGTCTCACACCCTCCACCTTGCCTCAGAGTCTCGCCCTGGCCGCCGCCTTTGTTTCCTCCATCAACATTGCTG GTGGTTTTCTGATCACCCAGAGGATGCTGGACATGTTCAAGCGTCCCACCGACCCTCCTGAGTACAACTACCTGTACGCTCTGCCTGGGGCGGCGTTTGTAGGAGGGTACGGAGCATCACTGGCCGCTGGATACAGCATTGAGCAG ATGATGTACCTGGGCTCAGGTTTGTGCTGTGTGGGGGCGCTGGCAGGCCTGTCCGCCCAGCGCACCAGTCGCCTGGGGAACACCTTGGGCATGATGGGAGTGGCAGGGGGCATCGCTGCCACCCTGGGCTCCCTCAAACCCTCTCCAGAGCTGCTGTCCCAGATGTCTCTGGCCATGGCCACTGGAGGAACCCTGG GTCTGACCATTGCCAAGCGTATAGAGATCACAGACTTGCCCCAGCTGGTGGCAGCCTTCCACAGCCTGGTGGGGCTGGCAGCCGTTCTCACCTGTGTTGCCGAGTTCATGATTGAGTACCCGCACCTGGACGCTCACCCGGCCGCCAATGTAGTCAAGACTGTGGCGTATCTGGGCACCTACATCGGAGGGGTCACCTTCAGCGGATCACTGGTGGCCTACGGCAAGCTTCAAG GCGTTCTGAACTCCGCCCCCCTGCTGTTGCCGGGACGCCACATGTTGAATGCTGGTCTGATGGCGGCGTCCGTGGGCGGCATGGTGCCCTTTATGCTCAGTTCCAGCTACAACACTGGCATGGGTTGTCTGCTGGGAGTGTCTGGACTGTCCACTGTTATG GGTGTGACGCTGACGGCAGCCATCGGGGGCGCTGACATGCCGGTGGTCATCACAGTGTTGAACAGCTACTCTGGATGGGCGCTCTGTGCTGAAGGCTTCCTACTAGACAACAACCTCATGACCATCGTCggcgctctgattggctcctcCGGTGCCATCCTCTCCTACATCATGTGTGTG GCAATGAACCGCTCCCTGCCTAATGTGATCCTGGGTGGGTACGGCACCACCTCCACAGCGGGGGGGAAACCCATGGAGATTGTTGGCACTCACACTGAAGTCAATGTGGACCAGTCCATTGACCTGATCAAAGAAGccaacaacatcatcatcacaccAG gttgGGGTCTGTGTGCAGCAAAAGCCCAGTACCCGATTGCAGACATGGTGAAGATGCTGACGGAACAGGGCAAGAGTGTCAG GTTTGGTATCCACCCAGTGGCTGGTCGTATGCCAGGCCAGTTGAACGTCCTCCTGGCCGAGGCCGGTGTTCCCTATGACGTGGTCCTGGAGATGGATGAGATCAATGAGGACTTCCCAG AGACGGACCTGACATTGGTCATTGGCGCCAATGACACCGTGAATTCTGCAGCACAGGAAGACCCCAACTCCATAATTGCTGGCATGCCTGTCCTGGAGGTGTGGAAGTCCAAGCAG GTGATAGTGATGAAGCGTACCCTCGGCGTGGGCTACGCTGCAGTTGATAACCCCATTTTCTACAAGCCCAACACATCCATGTTGCTGGGGGATGCCAAGAAGACATGCGACAGCCTGCAAGCCAAGATCAGAGAGGCCTACTATTAG